The following nucleotide sequence is from Streptomyces sp. NBC_00239.
GCGACGCCGCGGATGTCCACCGGACACCCCTAAGCTCGGGAGCGCGAGCAGGACGGAAGGGGTGCCGGGTGCCGGTGGGGATCACTTGGTGGGGGCATGCCACCTGTACGGTCGAGGACTCCGGGGTGCGGCTGCTGACCGACCCGCTGTTCGCCCGCCGGCTGGCCCATCTGCGGCGCCGCGCCGGGCCCGTCCCGCCGCCCGCGGCCGCGGTGGCCGACGCCGTGCTGGTCTCCCATCTGCACGCCGACCACCTGCACCTGCCCTCGCTGGCCCGGCTCGCACCGGGCACCCGGCTGCTGGTGCCGCGCGGCGCGCGGCGCGCGGTGCCCGCGCTGCGGCGGCTGCGCGCGCTGCACATCACTGAGGTCGCGCCGGGCGACACGGTGGCGGTCGGCGGGCTGCGGGTACGGGTGGTGAGCGCTCGGCACGACGGCCGGCGGCTGCCGTTCGGCCCGCACCGGTCCCCCGCGCTCGGGTACGTGATCGAGGGCGAAGCGCGTACGTACTTCGCCGGTGACACCGGGCTGTTCGACGCGATGGCGCGGGAGGTGGGACCGGTGGACGTGGCGCTGCTGCCGGTCGGCGGCTGGGGCCCGTACCTGGGCGCGGGCCATCTCGACGCCCGGGCGGCGGCCCTGGCGCTGGCGGCGCTGGCGCCGGGCGCGGCCGTGCCGGTGCACTACGGGACGTACTGGCCGATCGGCATGGACGGGGTGCGGCCGCACGAGTTCCACGCGCCGGGCGAGGAGTTCGTACGCCAGGCGGGACTGCTCGCGCCGAAGGTGACGGTGCACCGGCTGGGGCACGGGGAGGGCGTGGTGGCCGGCTGATGCTGCGGGAGCTGGTGGAGCAGGTCTCGGGCCAGGTGCCGCCGGAGTCGACCCAGCAGGCCGTGGGGTATCCGGCGCTGTTCGTGCTGGTGGCGCTGGGCGCGCTGGTGCCGGTCATCCCGACGGGCCCGCTGGTGAGTTCCGCGGCGGTGGTGGCGCTGCACCACCGGACGCAGCCGTTCGGGCTGCTGCTGGTGTTCGTGGTCGCGGCGGCGGGCGCGTTCGCGGGTGACATGGCGCTGTACTGGCTCGGGCAGCGCGGGGTGCGTTCGCGCAACGGCTCCCGGTGGCTGGCGGCGCTGCGGGGGCGGGTGTCGCCGGACCGGCTGGAGGCGGCGCAGACCCGGCTGCGCGCGCACGGGGTGCAGGTGCTGGTGCTGTCCCGGCTGGTCCCGGCGGGCCGGATCCCGGTCATGCTGGCCTGCCTGCTGTCCCGGATGCCGATGCGGGAGTTCGCCCGCGGCGACGCCCCGGCCTGCCTGGCGTGGGCGGCCACGTACCAGCTGATCGGCATCCTGGGAGGTTCGCTCTTCGACGAGCCGTGGAAGGGCGTCGCGCTGGCGGTCGGCCTGGCCCTGCTGATCGGGGCGGGCCCGGCGGGCTGGCGCCGGCTGCGGGGCTGAGCGGGCGGGGGCGGGGGCGGCCGTGGGGGCACGGGCGGCGGCGCGGTGTTCCGCTTCCGCACCCCGCCCTCCCCCGCCGGCTCCCGCCCTCCGGCTGCCTTCGCCTCCCACCCTCCTGCCGCCCTTCGCCCCCTCCCCCGACCGCTCCGGCCCGCCGGCTCCGCTCAGTCGGGCGTCAGGGCCCTGGAGCCGCCGATGGGGAGGTCCCAGAGGGCTTCGCGGGCGAGTCCGGCGCGGGACCAGGCGGCGCGTACCCGGTGCAGGGGTTCGAGGACCGGCTCGGCGGAGAGCACGAACGTGCCCCAGTGCATGGGCGCCATCCGCCGGGCGCCGAGGTCCAGGCACGCCTGGACGGCCTCCTCGGGGTCGGCGTGCACCTCGCGCAGCCACCAGCGCGGTGCGTAGGCGCCGATCGGGAGCAGCGCCAGGTCGATGCCCGGGTGACGGCGGCCGATCTCCGCGAACCAGTGCCCGTAGCCGGTGTCGCCCGCGAAGTGCACCCGTCGGCCGGCCGGGTCGGTGAGCACCCAGCCGCCCCACAGGGTCCGGCAGGTGTCGAGCAGGGAGCGCTTGGACCAGTGGTGCGCGGGGACGAAGTCGAAGCGGACGCCGCCCAGTTCCACCGCCTCCCACCAGTCCAGTTCGGTGACGCGGGTGAAGCCGCGCCGCCGGCACCAGCGGGCCAGCCCCGCCGGGACGAGCAGCGGAGTGTCCCGGGGCAGCCGCCGCAGGGTGGGCGCGTCGAGGTGGTCGTAGTGGTTGTGGCTGATGACCACGGCGTCGACGGGCGGCAGGTCCTCCCAGGGGACGCCGACCGGGGTCATCCGGGCCGGCGTGCCGAGGATCCGCCGGGACCACACCGGGTCCGTGAGCACGGTGAGCCCGCCGATCCGGATCACCCAGCTGGCGTGGCCGGCCCAGGTGACCGAGACGGCGCCGGCTCCGGCCGGCGGCAGCGGCGCCGGCGCGTACGGCAGGTCCGGGATGCCGAGGAGACCTTCGGGGGCGGGCCGGAAGGCGCCTTCGCGGGCGAGCCGGGCGAAGGCCCGTACGCCGGGCAGCGGCGAGGTCAGGCGGTCGGCGAACGACCGGGGCCAGGTGCGGAGTTCCCCGAGGGGGCGCACTCCTGGGGCGGCGGCGACGGTCGGTTCCGTGCGCGGCCCGCGGGCCGTGCGCACGGTCTGCTCCGTCTGTTCCGTCATCGGGACGACTCCATTCACGGGCGGTCCGCCTGCCGGCGGGGGTTCAGGACAGGTCGTCGAACACCGATCCGAAGTCGGCCAGGGACCGGGCGACGTGGGGCAGGGCCAGCGGGTCCGGCGCGGCGAGCGCGGCCAGCCGCTCCTGCGGGGACTCCCCCAGCAGCGGCGCGGTCTCCAGCCGTACGCGCAGGGCACCGAGGTCGTCCGCGAACCGCTGCCCGCCGGGCGCGGGCCGGCCGAGCCGGGCGCCGAGGTAGTCCTCCAGTTCCAGCGCGTCGCCGACCCGGTGCCGGGCGAGGCCGGCGCGCAGCGGGCCGAGGTCGGCGTACAGGTGGCGGCCGGCGAGGGGCGGCAGGGCGAGGGCGCCGGCCCGCAGCAGCGCCCGGTGCGCGGCGGCCGCGAGCTGCCCGTGCAGCCGTGCGGTGGCCCTGCCCCGTACGGCGACGGGGTCCGGCTCGCCGAGTGCGTACGCGGCGGCTCCGGCCACCGGTCCCGCGAGCACCGCGCCCGTCGCGGTCAGGACGTCGAGGGCCCGGGCGCGCAGCTCCTCGCCGCGGGCGGTGCCGGGGAACCGGGCGACGGCGGCCGGCCAGCCGGCGGGCAGCAGCGCGCCCCTGAGGTCGGCGAGCACGGTGACCGCCTCGGGGCACATCTCGGCGGGGCTGACCAGCACCGTGTCCTGCGGCCGGTGCAGGGTGTCCCGCCAGGTCTCGTCGGCGATCACGGCCATGCCCTCGAACACCGCGGCCTCGCAGGCCTCCCGCAGGACTTCCGGCGGGGCGACCGTGGCGGTCGGGTCGTCGGCCACGCTGAGCAGCAGGACGCGGGGGTCGCCGCCTTCGGCGCGGACCCGGCGTACGGTCTCCAGCAGCGCGTAAGGGTCGGGTACGCCACCGCACTCGGCGGGGGTCGGCGCGTGGTGGGCGCGGCGGCCCAGCAGCCGCAGCTGCGGGGTCCACCAGGCGGGGCAGGGGCGCGGCAGGAGCACGTCGCCGCCGTGCGCGGCGAGCAGCGCGAACAGCAGGGCGGGCGCGCCGGGGGCCGCGACCACCTGCCCGGGCGGCGCGTAGAGGCCGCGGCGCGCCCAGAATCCGCTCGCGGCCTCGCGTACGGCGAGTCCGCCGCCGGGGGGTTCGGGTGCGGTGCGGCCGGCCGCGCCGGCGAGGACGGCGACCAGTTCGGGCAGGGGCGGGAGCCCCGGCTCGGGGGTGGGCGGGGTGTACCGGACGGGGCCGTGGCCTTCCGGTGCCGTCCGCTGCATCTGCCCCACCGCCCGTTCCGCAGCCCGTTCCGCGTGACTCCTCTGCCCCTTTATACGACAAATGCCGCATTCTGCCCCCTTGGCGGGGATGCGGTGGAGCCGCGCCGCTCAGCCCTTGCGCCCGAGGAGGGCCAGCAGCCGGGTCTGCGCGTCGGCGCCCGGGGGCACCTCCAGCGGCTCGGCGTACATGCCGCTGGCGGCGAGGCCGTCCGCGTACGGCATGACCTCCTTGATCGAGAACTCGACCAGGTCGGGCGGCAGCCGGTCGTCCGCGCCGATGCCGCGCGCGAGGTCCCAGGCGTGCACCACGACGTCGGCGATCAGCTCGGTGCAGTACGCCATCGCGCGGGTCGGTCCGTACGAGAGCTGGACGGTGCGCTCCAGCGCACCGGGGGCGGCGAAGGCGGCGGCCGCACCGGCCGCGCCCCGGTCCCAGGCGCCGGCCGGGTCGTCGCCGAGCAGGTCGCCGGCCAATTCGTCGCCGACGTCGGCGACCGTGCGGCCCTCCGTGACCAGCGGCGGAACCCAGAACTGTTCGCCGGTGACGTGGTTGACCAGGTCCCGGACGGTCCAGTCGGTACACGGCGTCGGACGGTCCCACTGGTCGTCCGCCACGGCGTGCACCAGGCCGCCGAAGAGGGCGAGCGCCTCGGAGTGCTGCGCGAGCACCGGGTCTGCTGCCACGGGTACCACCGTCCTCTTCCCCTGCCGCCTGCGGCGCGACCGCCCGCGGGGCTGCCTTCGCGGCTGCCCCACGGGGCCCGTCGCAGGGCCCGACGACCCCTGCGTCCCACTGTCCTCGCACCCGGACTTCCCCGCCACCCGTCACCCCAACCCCCTTGCCCCACAAGACGGGTGTCCACATCTCAATACGCCTATCTCATATCCCGACATGATCCTCTACGGTGGTGGAGACCGCTTCGGACCGTCGTTCGAGGGCAGCTCGAGCCATTCGGGACGTTCGAGCCGGTCGTATCGCCACTGCCGACGAGAGGGAGTTGCCGCCATGAGCGCCGCCGCGCACCGGGAGACCGCCGTCTACACCCACGGGCACCACGAGTCGGTGCTCCGCTCGCACCGCTGGCGCACGGCCGCGAACTCGGCCGCGTACCTGCTCGGCGAGCTGCGCCCGGGCATGGCCCTGCTGGACATCGGCTGCGGGCCGGGCACCATCACCGCGGACCTGGCGGAGCTGGTCGCGCCGGGCCCGGTCACCGCCGTCGACCACGCCGAGGGGGTCCTCGGGCAGGCCCGCGCGCACGCGGCGGAACGCGGACTGGACACGGTCGAGTTCCGCGTGGCGGACGTGCACGCGCTGGACTTCCCCGACGACTCCTTCGACGTCGTCCACGCGCACCAGGTGCTCCAGCACGTGGGCGATCCGGTACGGGCGCTGCGCGAGATGCGCCGGGTGTGCCGGCCCGGCGGCATCGTCGCGGCACGGGACGCCGATTACGCGGCGATGACCTGGTACCCGGCGTCGCCGGGACTGGAGCGGTGGCAGCGGCTGTACGACGCGGTGGCCCGGGCCAATGGCGGCGAACCGGACGCGGGGCGGCGGCTGCGGGCGTGGGCCCGCGAGGCGGGCTTCACCGACATCGCCTCCTCGGCGACGTCCTGGTGCTTCGCGAGCGCCGAGGAGCGGGCGTGGTGGAGCGGGCTGTGGGCCGACCGCACGACGGACTCCGCGTACGGCGAGCTCGCCGTGTCCGGCGGCCACGCGACGCGGGCCGGACTGGACGGGATCGCTGCCGCGTGGCGCGCGTGGGGGGCGGACCCCGACGCGTGGTTCGCCGTCCTGAACGGCGAAATCCTCTGCCGCGCGTGATCCGGCCGGGCCGGTACCGGCGGCGCCACCGCCAGCCCCGCCGAGGCCCGAGCCGCCCCTCAGCCCAGGCGGGCCCCTGCCAGCCGCGCCGACGCCGCGGGGCGCAACCCCCAGCCTCACCGACGCCGCGGGGCGCAACCCCCAGCCTTGCCAGCGCCGCGGGGCGCAACCTCCGAGCCTCACCGACGCCTTCGGGCGCAACCTCCAGCCTCGCCGGCGCCTTCGGGCGCAACCTCCAGCCTCGCCGGCGTTTGAGGCGCGGGGTTTGGGGCGGAGCCCCAAGACAACCCGGCTGACGCCGGGCACCGGGCTCCGCCCGGACCCGCGCCTCAAACGCCGGCGAGGCTGGAGGTTGGGCACCGGCCGGGCTGGAGGTTGCCCGCAGGGCGGCGGCGAGGCTGGAGGTTGGGCGCCGGTGAGGCTCCGGGGGCTGAGGTGGGGCCCGGGCCGCGGGGCGGTGGGGGTCAGGGGCGGATGCGGAAGTCGTAGGGGAGGGGGAGGGGGGCATTGGTGGCCGAGGCCCAGACTTCGCCGAGGGACTCGTCGCCCTCACGGAGATCCGCCACTTCGAACCCCTCGTCGAACACCCGCCGCGCCGCCGCCACATGCCCCTCGGCAACGAGCAACCGCGCCGCGAGCAACCGGAACCGCCCCCGCTCCCGCAGGGCCGGCCGCAGCCGTTCCCACACGGCCCGCGCGGCCGCCGGCCGCCGCGCCGCGAGCAGCGCGGCCAGCGCCTCGCGCCCGAGCGCCGCCTCCGCCGCAGTCCACTCCTGACCGCCGCGACTCTCCTCGCACAGGTCGTCGAACGCCTCCGCGAACCGGTCGGCCGCCCGGTCCGTGTGCCCGGCCAGCTCGTCGGCCACCGCCAGACACCGCAGCAGCGGCCACCGGGACGGCGCGAGGGCCAGCCCGCGCTCCCAGCTGCGGACCGCCTGGGCGAGGTCGCCGGCGTGCCACTGCGCGACCCCGAGGTGGTACTCGGTGAGCGGGTCGGCCGGCGCCGTCTCCAGCATGTCCCGCCAGTGCGGGGCGACCAGGCTCGGCCCGGGCGGAGCCACCCGGCGCGGCACCGGCAGCGCGCCGGTGCGCCACAGCGCGAGCCAGGGTTCCTGCGGGGACTCCAGGGAGCCCTCCTCGAAGGGCGTGCCGGGCAGCTTGTGGCCGGCCCGCAGCACTTCGAGCGCGCCCCAGCCCGACCCGGCCGCCAGCCGTTCGCGCGGCTCGGTGTCGGCGTGCGGCAGCCAGGCCGCGTACGCCTCCTCCAGCCGGGCCGCCGGCAGCACTCCGGCCAGCCGCGCGGCGGCCTCCGTACGGGCCGCCGCCCAGTCCTCGCCGTGGACCAGGGCCGGGTCCGCGGCCAGCGGCCCGTACGCCTCCAGCCAGCTGAGCTCCGACCCGGCGTCCAGCCGTACGTGCTCCAGCTGGGTGCGGGCGAGGCCCGCCTGGATCTCCGCGTAACCGGGGGTGCCGGGCTCGGTGAGCCACTCCTGCCAGCGGCGCCCGCCGCGGCCCGCGCCCCAGACGAAGAGCTTGCGGCCGCGGAGCACCCCGGTCGAGGTCTGCACCAGCCCGCGGCCGTGCTCGTCGAGCGAGGCGATCCAGGGCCGGGCGCCGTCGGCGAGATCATAGAAGTAGTCGGCCGGGAACGTGCCGCGCAGCGGGTAGGTGCGGTCGGCGCCGTCCCACTCCGGGACCGGAATCCGCCGCAGGGTGCACTCGTGGCCGGGGGCGCCTCCCACGCCCGAAGGGCTGTGGCGGAGCCAGGCCCGGTCGGCGGGGGCGAGGACGCGGGTGCCGGGGGCTTCGGGGACGGCGGTGTTCGACCACCAGTACACGGGGGCGGGCCGTTCGTGCGGATTGCGGATCCGGACCCCGACGTACAGGAAGCGGGAGTCCGCCGGCAGCCACAGGTCCACCTGGAACGGCAGGTCGCGCAGCCGCTCCCACTCCCACAGCCGTACCATCGCCCCGCCGTCGGGGGCCGGTAACACCGCGGCGTGCAGCGGGGCGCAGGCCAGGGCGGTGTGGCCGGTGGCGCCGATGTTCCACTCGATGCCGCCGGAGAACCAGGCGCCGTTCAGGGCGAACGCGGCGGGCTGTAACACCGGGTTGCGGTAGAGCAGTTCACGCTCCACCGGGACGGTCCCGCCGCTCACGCCGACCCCGCCGGCTGCCGCGTCGGCCGCCCGGACCCCGCCGGGCCCGTGGTGGCCGCCGGATCCCTGGGCCCCGAGGGCCCCGACGGCCGCCGTGTCCTTGTGGACGAGGGAGACCACCCGGCCGCCGAGGCCGGGCAGTACGGTCGCCCGCAGCATGCCGTTCTCGATCACGATCGCGTCGAACTCCCGCTCGGAGCGCTGCCGTTCGTAGCCGTCGAGGATCCGTACGGGCAGCAGGCTGCGGAGCGGCTCGTAGCCGATCTGGCGCGCCATGTCCCGGGGCAGACCGGCCCGGTCCCGCGCGTCGAGCACGTGCACGCCGTCGGGGGCGCGCAGGGCGGGCAGTGGGTTCTCGGGGCCCAACGGGGCCGCGGGCAGGGTGAGTACGGTCATACGGACGGTCGTGGCGGTCATGGCCAAGGAGACCTCCCCTTCTCGCCGGGGCGGTTCGTGCCCCAGAGGGAATGGAACACGCCACCGCGGCCGGGCAACAGGGGGTCCGCGGATCACGCCGGGTCAGGATTGCGCAAAGCCCGCCACGATCGCCCCGGCGAAGAGTCGGCCGGCCTCCCCCGACGGGTCGAGGTCCGGGTCGTAGATGGTGGCGTTGAGCCCGACACAGCGCGGCGAAGCGATCAACGTCCGCAGCAGTACGGCCAGTTCATCGGGCATCAGACCCCCCGGGTCGGGGGCGTCGACGGCCGGCATCACCGTCGGGTCGAGCACGTCCGCGTCGAGGTGCACCCAGAATCCGCGGACCTCCGAAGCCCGGAAGGCGGCGAGGGCCTCCCGCGCCACCACGGCGGCGCCGCGGGCCCGGATCGCGCCGACCGTCGCGGCCGTGATGCCGAGTCCGGCGAGTTCGGCGAGGTCCGGGTCGCCGTCCCGGATCCCGAAGAGGCAGATGTCCTCGTCGCGCAGGTAGGGCCGGCGGCCTTCGAGGTCGGTGAGCAGGTCCTGGCCGCGGCCGGTGGCGAGGGCGAGTTCCTCGCCGGCGGCGGCCCCGACCGGCCCGTTCCGGTCGGTGTTCCCGGGGTGCCGGAAGTCGGCCGACCCGTCGAGCACGGCCAGCCCGTACCGGCCCAGGCGGCGCATGGCCAGGTCGGCGCCGAGCTGGATCGAGCAGTCACCGCCGAGCACGACGGGGAACTCCCCCGCCTCCAGGTGCTTTTCGATGCGGTCGGCGAGGGTGACGGTGTACGCGGCGATCTGCTCGGCGTGGAACACGCCGTCTCCCTCCCGCCAGTCGCCGCGGTCGTAGCGCGGCGGGACGACGGCGCCGCCGTCGCGGGCGCCGAGGCGGGTCAGCAGGCCGTGTTCGCGCAGCGCCATGGCGAGTTTGTGGCAGCCGGGGACGGTGCCGGGGGTCGGGGGCCGCAGGCCCAGATTCGACGGGGCGTCGACAAGTACCAGAGTCCGCATCCCCCCATCCTCCAACGCCCCCCACCCGCCCACCAGACCGCCCTGGGGCGCAACCTCCAGCCGCGCCGGCGTTGGAGGCGCAGCCTCGGGCGGAGCCCATCCCAGCTTCGCCGGTGCCCTGGGGCGCAACCCCAGCCTCGCCGGCGCCCTGGGGTGCAATTCCCGGCCTCGCCGGCGTTTGAGGCGCGGGGTTTGGGGCGGAGCCCCAGCGGACAACCCGGCTGACGCCGGGCACCGGGCTCCGCCCGGACCCGCGCCTCAAACGCCGGCGAGGCTGAAGGGCGCGCAGGGTTGGCCGGGCTCCGCCCGGGCCCGCGCGTCAGGCGCCCACGTACGTGGCCAGGTGCTCGCCGGTCAGGGTGGAGCGCGCCGCGACGAGATCCGCCGGCGTGCCCTCGAAGACGACGCTGCCGCCGTCGTGACCGGCCCCCGGCCCGAGGTCGATGATCCAGTCCGCGTGAGCCATCACCGCCTGGTGGTGCTCGATGACGATGACCGACTTGCCGGAGTCGACCAACCGGTCGAGCAGCCCGAGGAGTTGCTCCACATCGGCCAGGTGGAGGCCGGTGGTCGGCTCGTCGAGGACGTACACCCCGCCCTTGTCCCCCATGTGCGTGGCCAGCTTGAGCCGCTGCCGCTCGCCTCCGGACAGCGTGGTGAGCGGCTGCCCGAGCGTGAGGTAGCCGAGCCCGACGTCGGCGAGCCGGACCAGGATCCGGTGCGCGGCCGGCGTGTGTGCCTCGCCGGCGCCGAAGAACTCCTCGGCCTCGGTGACCGACATCGCGAGCACCTCGCTGATGTCGCGCCCGCCGAGCAGGTATTCCAGCACCGACGCCTCGAACCGCTTGCCGTCGCACTCCTCGCAGGTGGTGGCGACGCCGGCCATCATCGCCAGGTCGGTGTAGATGACGCCGGCTCCGTTGCAATTCGGGCAGGCACCCTCGGAGTTGGCGCTGAACAGGGCCGGCTTGACGCCGTTGGCCTTGGCGAACGCCTTGCGGATCGGGTCGAGCAGGCCCGTGTACGTCGCGGGGTTGCTCCGCCGGGAGCCGCGGATCGCACTCTGGTCGACGGACACCACCCCTTCCCCGTCGGCTCCGTGACGTCCCGTCAGTGAACCGTGGATCAGGGAGCTCTTGCCGGATCCCGCGACGCCGGTGACGACGGTGAGGACCCCGAGCGGGATGTCGACGTCGACGTCGCGCAGGTTGTTGGCGTTCGCGCCGCGGATCTCCAGCGCCCCGGTGGGCTCGCGCACCGTCTCCTTGACGGCGGCCCGGTCGTCGAAGTGGCGGCCGGTGACGGTGCCGCCGGACCGCAGCCCGTCGACGGTGCCCTCGAAGCAGATGGTG
It contains:
- a CDS encoding MBL fold metallo-hydrolase → MPVGITWWGHATCTVEDSGVRLLTDPLFARRLAHLRRRAGPVPPPAAAVADAVLVSHLHADHLHLPSLARLAPGTRLLVPRGARRAVPALRRLRALHITEVAPGDTVAVGGLRVRVVSARHDGRRLPFGPHRSPALGYVIEGEARTYFAGDTGLFDAMAREVGPVDVALLPVGGWGPYLGAGHLDARAAALALAALAPGAAVPVHYGTYWPIGMDGVRPHEFHAPGEEFVRQAGLLAPKVTVHRLGHGEGVVAG
- a CDS encoding DedA family protein, with product MLRELVEQVSGQVPPESTQQAVGYPALFVLVALGALVPVIPTGPLVSSAAVVALHHRTQPFGLLLVFVVAAAGAFAGDMALYWLGQRGVRSRNGSRWLAALRGRVSPDRLEAAQTRLRAHGVQVLVLSRLVPAGRIPVMLACLLSRMPMREFARGDAPACLAWAATYQLIGILGGSLFDEPWKGVALAVGLALLIGAGPAGWRRLRG
- a CDS encoding MBL fold metallo-hydrolase; amino-acid sequence: MTEQTEQTVRTARGPRTEPTVAAAPGVRPLGELRTWPRSFADRLTSPLPGVRAFARLAREGAFRPAPEGLLGIPDLPYAPAPLPPAGAGAVSVTWAGHASWVIRIGGLTVLTDPVWSRRILGTPARMTPVGVPWEDLPPVDAVVISHNHYDHLDAPTLRRLPRDTPLLVPAGLARWCRRRGFTRVTELDWWEAVELGGVRFDFVPAHHWSKRSLLDTCRTLWGGWVLTDPAGRRVHFAGDTGYGHWFAEIGRRHPGIDLALLPIGAYAPRWWLREVHADPEEAVQACLDLGARRMAPMHWGTFVLSAEPVLEPLHRVRAAWSRAGLAREALWDLPIGGSRALTPD
- a CDS encoding pyridoxal phosphate-dependent aminotransferase, with translation MQRTAPEGHGPVRYTPPTPEPGLPPLPELVAVLAGAAGRTAPEPPGGGLAVREAASGFWARRGLYAPPGQVVAAPGAPALLFALLAAHGGDVLLPRPCPAWWTPQLRLLGRRAHHAPTPAECGGVPDPYALLETVRRVRAEGGDPRVLLLSVADDPTATVAPPEVLREACEAAVFEGMAVIADETWRDTLHRPQDTVLVSPAEMCPEAVTVLADLRGALLPAGWPAAVARFPGTARGEELRARALDVLTATGAVLAGPVAGAAAYALGEPDPVAVRGRATARLHGQLAAAAHRALLRAGALALPPLAGRHLYADLGPLRAGLARHRVGDALELEDYLGARLGRPAPGGQRFADDLGALRVRLETAPLLGESPQERLAALAAPDPLALPHVARSLADFGSVFDDLS
- a CDS encoding TIGR03086 family metal-binding protein — its product is MAADPVLAQHSEALALFGGLVHAVADDQWDRPTPCTDWTVRDLVNHVTGEQFWVPPLVTEGRTVADVGDELAGDLLGDDPAGAWDRGAAGAAAAFAAPGALERTVQLSYGPTRAMAYCTELIADVVVHAWDLARGIGADDRLPPDLVEFSIKEVMPYADGLAASGMYAEPLEVPPGADAQTRLLALLGRKG
- a CDS encoding methyltransferase domain-containing protein translates to MSAAAHRETAVYTHGHHESVLRSHRWRTAANSAAYLLGELRPGMALLDIGCGPGTITADLAELVAPGPVTAVDHAEGVLGQARAHAAERGLDTVEFRVADVHALDFPDDSFDVVHAHQVLQHVGDPVRALREMRRVCRPGGIVAARDADYAAMTWYPASPGLERWQRLYDAVARANGGEPDAGRRLRAWAREAGFTDIASSATSWCFASAEERAWWSGLWADRTTDSAYGELAVSGGHATRAGLDGIAAAWRAWGADPDAWFAVLNGEILCRA
- a CDS encoding DUF5107 domain-containing protein gives rise to the protein MTATTVRMTVLTLPAAPLGPENPLPALRAPDGVHVLDARDRAGLPRDMARQIGYEPLRSLLPVRILDGYERQRSEREFDAIVIENGMLRATVLPGLGGRVVSLVHKDTAAVGALGAQGSGGHHGPGGVRAADAAAGGVGVSGGTVPVERELLYRNPVLQPAAFALNGAWFSGGIEWNIGATGHTALACAPLHAAVLPAPDGGAMVRLWEWERLRDLPFQVDLWLPADSRFLYVGVRIRNPHERPAPVYWWSNTAVPEAPGTRVLAPADRAWLRHSPSGVGGAPGHECTLRRIPVPEWDGADRTYPLRGTFPADYFYDLADGARPWIASLDEHGRGLVQTSTGVLRGRKLFVWGAGRGGRRWQEWLTEPGTPGYAEIQAGLARTQLEHVRLDAGSELSWLEAYGPLAADPALVHGEDWAAARTEAAARLAGVLPAARLEEAYAAWLPHADTEPRERLAAGSGWGALEVLRAGHKLPGTPFEEGSLESPQEPWLALWRTGALPVPRRVAPPGPSLVAPHWRDMLETAPADPLTEYHLGVAQWHAGDLAQAVRSWERGLALAPSRWPLLRCLAVADELAGHTDRAADRFAEAFDDLCEESRGGQEWTAAEAALGREALAALLAARRPAAARAVWERLRPALRERGRFRLLAARLLVAEGHVAAARRVFDEGFEVADLREGDESLGEVWASATNAPLPLPYDFRIRP
- a CDS encoding arginase family protein — translated: MRTLVLVDAPSNLGLRPPTPGTVPGCHKLAMALREHGLLTRLGARDGGAVVPPRYDRGDWREGDGVFHAEQIAAYTVTLADRIEKHLEAGEFPVVLGGDCSIQLGADLAMRRLGRYGLAVLDGSADFRHPGNTDRNGPVGAAAGEELALATGRGQDLLTDLEGRRPYLRDEDICLFGIRDGDPDLAELAGLGITAATVGAIRARGAAVVAREALAAFRASEVRGFWVHLDADVLDPTVMPAVDAPDPGGLMPDELAVLLRTLIASPRCVGLNATIYDPDLDPSGEAGRLFAGAIVAGFAQS